The region ATATGAAGGTTCATTTTCCAGAGACGAACGTAAATTCATCAATAAAACAAGTGGCAAAGCTATAAACTACGACAACAGACCTAGCATGCTTCTTCTTGGTTTAGGCTATCAGTTTTAAGCCTATTTATAGTAAGTTTAAATAAAAAACATCTTTATCCCGAATCAGGGATAAAGATGTTTTTTGCAACCTGTATAAAGTTAGAGCTTTTTTGCCTTTAACTCTTTCTGAATCTCTTTTAGCTTCTCAGCATGAAACTGTTGTTCACTACGATCAACAATTTCAAAATGTATAGTTGCCGCTCCATAGGTATTATACAAATCCTGAAGCTCCTTATTAGAATGTACTCCCGCTTTCAGCATACGGATATGGTGTTTTATTTTTTGTCTTACAATAATCGATGCATCTATAAATACATCTTCGGTTACGGAGCAATAAAAAATATAAATCCCTGAGACTAACTTCATACTGCAAGCTAAGGATAATTTATATTATATTTTATTTCAATACGATTAAAAGAATAAAAAACCTTTACCAGTTATGGTAAAGGCCTTTGCTTTATTACTGTTGTTATTTACTTTTGTGTAAAAGTCTGGTAATGGTCTTTTGTTACATATACAAGCCCATCACTACTCATAATCAGTCTGTCCGCATTTCTGTTCCCGCAATTGTAGTTGAGATCTGCTTCATAATAAGTTCTGCCCGTCTTTTTTGGCAAAAGCCCTTCTCTGTTTCCGAAAACATCTCCACCAATAGCTTTCCCAGGCAATACAGTACAAAGATTTCCTTTTGAAGCTACCCAACCAGCTTTCTGAGCTACACTTTTGATAACATAATAGTTTGGTAATTTTTTGTTATTTTTCACATAATCTACAACAACATCTTCATTAGTAAGCTGATAAATATCAGAAGCTGCCGCAATCTGAGCTTTGGCTTCTGTACTTAATGCTACCGTTGAAGCATTTAAATCTGCTCTGCTGTCATCGTTACTGCACCCCGTAAAAATTGTGAAAATTGCTAAAATAGCAATGAATAAAAACTTTGCTTTCATAAAATTGTTTTGATGATTTACGCAAAGCTAATCTTATTCTACGGTTTGTAAGTTAATTGAATATTATATTTAAACATTAACCATTCTCGGATCTATAATATCCATTGTAAGCTGTTTTTGTTTCCAATGTTCAGCTCTGCTTGAATAGAGAAAAAACTTTCCTAATTTGTATTTAAATTTTAGATATCCCCGAAATTCTATTCCGTCAAAAACTCTGTACAGGGTCTCAGGATTCTCTCTTAAACTTGCTTCGATACCTTTTGTATAAGCTGTAGGTCCTGTTGTTTTATGAATATCATTTGGATACCTGTGGTTCTCAATATTATCTACAATATGTTCTAATACTTTTGCCAGAAAAGGATGCCCTTTTTCATAGATCAATGCCCATTGTACAAAAAACTGAGGATGACGTTCTCTGCTCAGTATAGCAACGTCATCAGGTTTTATCAAAGCTTTCAATGGTTTCGACATACTACTATCTATATCCAGATATACACCTCCTTTTTTATAGAGGATAGCATAACGAAAAAAATCTGCTTTTGCAGCTCCGATTGTTAAACGTTTATAAGCTTCAAAATACTGTGGTGGAAATTCTTCCTGCAGAAATTTGTCGATATCATCATCATCGTACAAATGATAAGAATAATCAGGATTTAGTTTTTTAATTTTCCAAATATGAAATCGTGTGAGCAAAGGCAGCTTCTTAGTTTTAAATGTCTGAAAGATGTTTTTTTGTATAGACATGCTAATTAAGGTTTATTAATTTACTATTAGTTTTCTTTAAGTTTTCTTTAAGCTTAGATAAACTTTTAGAAAAGGGGTTAAAAGAAAAAAAATAAGTTTAACATCTATTAACAAACAACTAAACAGATATAATTAACGAAAAATAACCAAAATAAATGAAATTAATCTATCAAATATTCTAATTGATATAAAATTATTTTTATATAAAAATTAATAATAAACCAATATATTGATTAATAAATATTTTTACTACAATTATTTATAAATGTTTTTCAGTAAAAAATAAAGAAACATTAGTGTATATTTATTTTTACTTTCTTATAAACTTTTACCAGAATTTGATAAAATATACTGAGGCATTAAACTTAATTTTGAGGACAATTCTTATTAAATTAGATTAGCTATGAAAACAATACTCAGGAATACCTCCCTTATTATTTTCAGTTCTGTGATACTATATGCATGCAACACTGATAAGCCTAAGAATAATACTCAGACAATGGCAGATCAGATGATGGCAGCTCCATCTGACGGTAAATATGCTAAGGGAGACAAAGTACCAAATGAAACCGTATGCATGGTGAACGATGCTTATATGGGAAAGAAGCAGATAGAAGTACCCCATGATGGCAAAACCTATTATGGCTGTTGCGAAATGTGTGTGGAACGTATTCCGAAAGACAAAAGTGTAAGAGAAGCTACAGATCCGTTTAGCGGTGAAAAAATAGATAAAGCAAGTGCCTACATTGTGATGGTAGGTGACAATGGTGAAGTTGCCTATTTTAAGAATGAGGAGAATTATAAAAAATTTGTAGCTCAAAATTCTTAGTCTACTCATTTTTTTTAATATCAACCTTCCGCAACGATAATTAGTATAAATTAATGCTCCGTATATTTCTTAAGATATCGGAGCATTAATTTATATTATACTACATTATACATAGACTCATCGCAATACGCGCCAGAATATACTTACAATATTGTAATACTTCCATCAACTTCATTAATGAGTTCTACGGAAAAATGAAGTAAATGATATACTGATTTCTTACAAGGTATATTTCTTAACCCTTATAATAAATATTTCATGATCATTTTAGCTTAAACTTAGATTTTTTAGAGGATGTTTGTCTATATTCCAAACAGGAGAGAAATAACTATCTATCCATTCTTCAGTGACCTCATCTTGTGTTCGTGGGCTCCATTTCGGGGACTGATCTTTATCTACCAATAGAGCACGTACTCCTTCCACAAAATCCGGATGTATACAACACTGACACGATAAGTTAAGCTCTGAACGAAATACATCTTCCAAACTCAGTTTTACGCCTAGCTTCAACTGTCTAAAAATAATACCAGCCGAACTCGGAGATCCTGATGCAAAGGTTTTAATACCTGCATCTACCCATTCATCTTTCCCATGATACGTTGTTAGAATATCAGAAAACTCTTTTAAGGTGCTTACTCCTTCAAATTTCCGGATGAATAACTCGCGGGCAGCGGCTTTAGATTCAGGCATCTTAGTACATGCCGAAAATTTTTCCAACACCTCCGAAACTGTTTTATAGCGTTCGCCACTCCAGTCTGCCTGCTCCAGAGCTTTTACCAGATCTTCTTTTGAATCTGACTCTATGTAATAATCTGCCAGCCCCAGAAATCGGCAATCGGCACCATCCAGTCTGGCCCCCGTTAAACCGGAATACAAACCATAAGCAGAAGGCATTCTGTTTAAAAACCAGGTTCCACCGACATCGGGATACAAACCTATTGTAATTTCAGGCATCGCCAGTTTACTTTTCTCTGTAACAATACGATGAGAAGCTCCCACCATAAGACCTATTCCGCCACCCATTACAATACCACTTCCCCACACAATTACAGGCTTAGGATATGTATGAATAGCATAATCTACTTTGTATTCTTTAGAGAAAAAATCAAGGCATTCCTGCGGAACTTTCTTTGGATCAATCTCCCTTTGTTCTACAATAGCATCATGAAGCTTTTTCACATCACCTCCGGCACAGAAGGCTTTCTCCCCTGCTCCCTGCAAAAAGATGCATACAACCTCATCGGACAGTTCCCACATCTTCAGGACTGTGCCCAATTGCTCTATCATTGGAAATGAAAGAGAGTTAAGGGTCTTTTCTGAATTAAGGGTAATAAATCCGACTTTATTTTTTATTTCTGTAAGTATTAAATCCATATTTTTAAGTGAAAGTGAAATGGATATAAAGTTAAGCTTATATGATCTGAAGTATCGCTCCTTCCCCAATATTTTTCTGGAGATTACCAATTTCATTTGCTTCCTCTACAACATATTGCACCCTTGCATCGCACATTAGTTTTATATATAAGAATAATCTTATCATTCTATTTGATTAAAAACAGCTCTCTTTAAAAGTCTTTAATTGCCACAAATGAAACTATACTAAGAGATTTTCAAATATTTTGATTTACAGGTAAGAATATTAAAATATTGGCAATAAACTAATAGATTCTAAACTAAAAAAGCTTCCTTACGGAAGCCTTAACTGGTCATTCAATTCTATTTCTATTTTTTAAAAATCCATTCCTGAAGATTCTTCGGCATGTCATGAATAATCTTCTTTACCTCTTCAATATTGTCACATTTCTCAATATTGATACTAAATTTGAAGTTAGGCATCAAACATAGACTCACCTTTCCATAGTAATCGGATAGTTTCTGATAAAGTTCCTTTCGGATATTCTCGAAATAAAACTTTGCATCACTGAAGTTATCTCCGATACCGGAAACGTTATTATTTACTAACACTATTTCCATAAGGCTATATTTTATAATTACCTAAAAATAAGAATTTTACATAAAACAGAACCGTATTACTTACTAACATTTCCACATTAACGTTCTTAATTTTTTTATAATATAAGAACTGTAAATCAGATATATCCGTATTTTTTATTTTTTGCCAACTTCGGAAAATTATATAAAAAACCGGAGAAATAAATTCTCCGGCAACTTCATAAAAACAGATGTTTTTATATTAACATTATTTTTTGTCTACAACAATTCTGTCTGGTCTGTTAGCCAGATCCCATGCTATAGCGAATACTAACTGTGTTCTTTTCATCAACAAAGGATAATCTATTTTATCCGGAGTATCTGTAGGTTTGTGATAATCTTCGTGAATACCATCAAAGAAAAAAGCAATTGGAATATTGTGCTTTGCAAAGTTATAGTGGTCTGAACGGTAATAGATTCTGTCCGGATCTTTCGGATCATCGTACTTATAATCCAAATACAAGTTATGCGTTGCTTTATTAGCTTTTTCTACAGCCTCTTTCAACTGAGAACTTAACATTTCTGAACCTACTACATATACAAAGTTCGGATTATCTTTATGTAATGGGTCAACTCTTCCTATCATATCGATATTCAAATTTGCAACAGTATTAGCCAATGGGAAAATCGGATTATCAGAGTAATAACTTGATCCGAAAAGACCTTTCTCTTCTCCGGTTACATGAAGGAATAAAATAGAACGTTTTGGACCATGACCTGCTTTTTTAGCTTTGTGAAAGGCTTCGGCAATTGCCATAACACCAACAGTTCCGGATCCGTCATCATCGGCACCGTTATAGATCTCGCCATTGTTCATTCCTACATGGTCATAGTGTGCAGAAACCACAATAATTTCGTTTGGTTTTTCTGATCCTTCAATGTAAGCAAGAATATTTTCAGAATCGTTGATCTTCTTTCTTTTGCTCATATATTCTGAAGGAACTTTCTGATAATAAGAACTCATGCTGGGTGGATGTCCTATCCCGTTCTTTTTGTATTGGTTTATCATATATTCACCGGCTTTCTTCTGCCCCGGAGAACCAGTGTCTCTTCCCTGCATTTCATCACTTGCAATAATATACAAGTCTCGTTTCAGGTTCTCAGCCGAAATACTTTTCAGGGAACTTTCATATACTTTCTGGGGGTTCTGAACAGCACATGAAAAAAGAACAAGTGCCGACCCTACAGCCAATACAATTTTCTTCATAAACAATAATTTTTCCCGAAGATAAATAATTATTACAAAAAAACCGATAACTATTTTGAAATATCAAACAGTTATCGGTTATCTATATTTTATTCTCAGTTGTTTTACAACCTTGTCATCAGAGTTAGTAAACAAAAGTTAAACCTGCACTCCATCCCATATCACTATCATAATGTGAAGATACCTGCAGCCATTTCTGAAGAATATAACTAAGCCCCAATCGGTATTCACGGTCAGTATTTACCATAAAGTTTCCTCTTATTCTG is a window of Elizabethkingia anophelis R26 DNA encoding:
- a CDS encoding enoyl-CoA hydratase/isomerase family protein, which translates into the protein MDLILTEIKNKVGFITLNSEKTLNSLSFPMIEQLGTVLKMWELSDEVVCIFLQGAGEKAFCAGGDVKKLHDAIVEQREIDPKKVPQECLDFFSKEYKVDYAIHTYPKPVIVWGSGIVMGGGIGLMVGASHRIVTEKSKLAMPEITIGLYPDVGGTWFLNRMPSAYGLYSGLTGARLDGADCRFLGLADYYIESDSKEDLVKALEQADWSGERYKTVSEVLEKFSACTKMPESKAAARELFIRKFEGVSTLKEFSDILTTYHGKDEWVDAGIKTFASGSPSSAGIIFRQLKLGVKLSLEDVFRSELNLSCQCCIHPDFVEGVRALLVDKDQSPKWSPRTQDEVTEEWIDSYFSPVWNIDKHPLKNLSLS
- a CDS encoding M28 family metallopeptidase yields the protein MKKIVLAVGSALVLFSCAVQNPQKVYESSLKSISAENLKRDLYIIASDEMQGRDTGSPGQKKAGEYMINQYKKNGIGHPPSMSSYYQKVPSEYMSKRKKINDSENILAYIEGSEKPNEIIVVSAHYDHVGMNNGEIYNGADDDGSGTVGVMAIAEAFHKAKKAGHGPKRSILFLHVTGEEKGLFGSSYYSDNPIFPLANTVANLNIDMIGRVDPLHKDNPNFVYVVGSEMLSSQLKEAVEKANKATHNLYLDYKYDDPKDPDRIYYRSDHYNFAKHNIPIAFFFDGIHEDYHKPTDTPDKIDYPLLMKRTQLVFAIAWDLANRPDRIVVDKK
- a CDS encoding glycosyltransferase family 32 protein; translated protein: MSIQKNIFQTFKTKKLPLLTRFHIWKIKKLNPDYSYHLYDDDDIDKFLQEEFPPQYFEAYKRLTIGAAKADFFRYAILYKKGGVYLDIDSSMSKPLKALIKPDDVAILSRERHPQFFVQWALIYEKGHPFLAKVLEHIVDNIENHRYPNDIHKTTGPTAYTKGIEASLRENPETLYRVFDGIEFRGYLKFKYKLGKFFLYSSRAEHWKQKQLTMDIIDPRMVNV
- a CDS encoding ribonuclease domain-containing protein, producing MKAKFLFIAILAIFTIFTGCSNDDSRADLNASTVALSTEAKAQIAAASDIYQLTNEDVVVDYVKNNKKLPNYYVIKSVAQKAGWVASKGNLCTVLPGKAIGGDVFGNREGLLPKKTGRTYYEADLNYNCGNRNADRLIMSSDGLVYVTKDHYQTFTQK